The following is a genomic window from Terriglobales bacterium.
CGCGGGTGTGCGCCGGTCCGTAATGAAGCAAGCGAACCAGCACTCCGCCGCCCAGATCGATCTCCAACTCATGCTCGAAGGCAATGTCAGCCGTAACCAGCTTCACCGGCTTGAGCAGTTCGGCGATCTGCGGGCTGAACCCGGTGAACATCTTGATGTAGTCGGCGCCTTTCTCGGCCAATTCTTCCTTCTGCGCCTTGGGAACGACGATGCGAGTGCCCTGCGGAAACGATTGCGCGCCCATGCCGTGCTCGGGGTGGAAATGGGTGATGGTGAGGTAGAGGATTTCCTTGGACGTGAGCTTGCGAACCTCGTGCAGGACACGCTCGGCGTTGGCCGGACCCATGCCGGTATCCACCACCATCACCCCGCGGTCGCCCACCAGGATGCCGATGTTGGGCACCAGATTCACGCGGCGGTCGGAGATGACGTAGACCCCGTCGGCGACCTTTCGGGTCATCCCTTCCTCCACCATGGGCGCCGAATCCGCAAAGGCGGCAACCGACAGGACCGCCAACACCGTGGCGCCCAGCATGAGTTTCGGGAAACAGGTCCGGTTCACGTGCGCCTCCTGGACGACGAGTATCCTGCGGGTGCGGGCAGAAGGTCATCTTACACAACGGGTGAAGGAAGAAACAGCGGCGGCGCGGTTGCCGGAAAGCGAAGGAATTCGTCTTGCTGAGTGATGCGGTGCGGCGTGGCGCCCGACTTTGAGACGCT
Proteins encoded in this region:
- a CDS encoding MBL fold metallo-hydrolase yields the protein MNRTCFPKLMLGATVLAVLSVAAFADSAPMVEEGMTRKVADGVYVISDRRVNLVPNIGILVGDRGVMVVDTGMGPANAERVLHEVRKLTSKEILYLTITHFHPEHGMGAQSFPQGTRIVVPKAQKEELAEKGADYIKMFTGFSPQIAELLKPVKLVTADIAFEHELEIDLGGGVLVRLLHYGPAHTRGDNLVWLPNQKILFAGDVVVNRFFPIMPDPDASPRGWLEALNRLEQLQPATIVPGHGEVGDASQITALQEYLAWLRGRVKELAAQGQSAEQVVAALSPEVQARYKWDNPNWIKNAIERTYAELKQP